A single window of bacterium DNA harbors:
- a CDS encoding sulfatase-like hydrolase/transferase, giving the protein MLRLFAVALGFFLADMVLLFFRAPGLLSPANWTGALNLLGTGILLYAVYFLMMLGFLVMLTAGNFILRLKFDMNSLAILTVILTPFYIYIQDRILISVLGIYINPADPYFYVPVLIAMAVLLIFLALVRLVLSRVPFNLTALHRAFSWPGLTGTAFAMFMIYALIWGPRMNVLSLFDADQQRAPEMEYSVEAPGRAADEAPNFIVVKIEAFRRDEFTRQNVPFLWQLAQDNTWFSNYHVVASATRPSVTSFFTSLYPAQHGCYNLAVGKSDNGDQTTVKVSEAINCLPRILQENGYRTEMFTSNTLATDPVFGFQKVLRRFSSVAPYEFKIPAPESFVGYSFLRRRLNMFRIFNIFAFSPEHSPSYFDAPRLNTAIQQSLKQSTDSPVMMYIHYMEPHMPYYHHPYVPLQIINYSATRKDEVQSAYREELSAIDRSIAGLFELFDENGILDNSWILITADHGEEFLDHKKWGHGKSVFPEILCVPAILVEPVSQRKSQVIDSVVESIDIMPTFADIADIPVDEYWEGESLVPLISGTDTTGTNLALAQFDDKKQLWSSAISGNWQVIFREPSGAEELDHSDRLAKRKVMLFDLAEDPLAQNDLSETKSDKATEMTTLLEGELARFEISAPLFRGEEQKIDPEQMKQLRALGYVD; this is encoded by the coding sequence ATGCTAAGACTGTTTGCTGTTGCACTGGGATTCTTCCTGGCTGACATGGTACTCTTGTTTTTCCGCGCTCCCGGATTGCTGTCCCCCGCCAACTGGACCGGAGCGCTGAATCTCCTGGGAACCGGCATTCTGTTGTATGCTGTCTACTTTCTGATGATGCTCGGATTCTTAGTCATGCTCACCGCAGGAAACTTCATATTAAGATTGAAATTCGATATGAACTCCTTGGCAATCCTTACCGTCATCCTTACTCCGTTTTATATCTACATCCAGGACCGCATACTTATTTCAGTTCTAGGAATCTACATCAATCCGGCTGACCCGTATTTCTATGTACCGGTTCTGATTGCCATGGCCGTGCTGTTGATATTCCTGGCCCTTGTCCGGCTTGTCCTTTCCCGTGTCCCGTTCAACCTTACAGCCTTGCATCGTGCCTTCAGCTGGCCGGGGCTGACCGGAACGGCGTTTGCGATGTTCATGATCTACGCCCTGATCTGGGGCCCGCGAATGAATGTGCTGAGTCTATTCGACGCCGACCAGCAACGCGCTCCGGAGATGGAGTACAGCGTCGAAGCCCCAGGCCGGGCCGCCGACGAAGCGCCGAACTTCATCGTCGTCAAGATCGAGGCTTTCCGTCGCGACGAGTTCACACGGCAGAACGTTCCATTCCTCTGGCAACTGGCACAGGACAATACTTGGTTCTCCAACTACCACGTCGTGGCGTCTGCAACACGGCCGTCGGTAACTTCGTTTTTCACTTCTTTGTACCCGGCACAACACGGCTGCTACAATCTGGCGGTCGGAAAGTCCGACAATGGCGACCAGACAACTGTTAAGGTATCCGAAGCGATCAACTGCCTGCCCAGGATTCTGCAGGAGAACGGTTACCGGACCGAGATGTTCACCTCCAACACCTTGGCTACCGATCCCGTATTCGGATTTCAAAAAGTACTTCGCAGATTCAGCTCCGTCGCCCCATATGAATTCAAAATCCCGGCCCCAGAATCGTTTGTCGGTTACAGTTTCCTGCGCCGGCGGTTGAACATGTTCCGGATCTTCAACATCTTCGCATTCAGCCCGGAACACTCTCCCAGCTACTTCGACGCACCACGCCTGAACACTGCCATCCAACAGTCCCTGAAGCAGTCCACCGACAGCCCCGTGATGATGTACATCCACTACATGGAACCGCACATGCCGTACTACCATCACCCGTACGTGCCCTTGCAAATCATCAATTACTCAGCGACCCGCAAGGATGAAGTGCAGTCGGCCTATCGCGAGGAACTCTCCGCCATCGACAGGTCCATCGCCGGGCTGTTCGAACTGTTCGATGAAAACGGCATTCTGGACAACAGCTGGATCCTGATCACTGCCGACCATGGAGAGGAGTTCCTGGACCACAAGAAGTGGGGTCATGGAAAATCCGTCTTCCCGGAGATTCTCTGTGTGCCCGCAATCCTGGTCGAGCCTGTTTCGCAGAGGAAATCACAGGTTATCGACTCGGTTGTCGAGAGCATCGACATCATGCCGACTTTTGCCGATATCGCCGACATTCCTGTCGACGAGTACTGGGAGGGCGAGTCGCTGGTACCCCTGATCTCCGGTACGGACACGACCGGCACCAATCTCGCGCTCGCCCAGTTCGATGACAAAAAACAGCTCTGGTCATCGGCAATCTCCGGCAATTGGCAGGTCATATTCCGGGAACCGTCCGGTGCGGAGGAGCTGGACCATTCGGACCGCCTGGCCAAACGCAAGGTCATGCTGTTCGACCTCGCTGAGGACCCGTTGGCTCAGAATGACCTATCCGAAACGAAATCGGACAAGGCGACCGAGATGACGACTCTGCTTGAGGGTGAGTTGGCGCGGTTTGAAATCAGCGCGCCTCTGTTCAGGGGCGAAGAACAGAAGATCGACCCTGAACAAATGAAGCAATTGCGCGCACTTGGATACGTCGACTAG